From the genome of Flavobacterium luteolum, one region includes:
- the fbaA gene encoding class II fructose-bisphosphate aldolase, which yields MAHNIKPGVATGDQVQEIFNYAKEKGFALPAVNVTGSSTINGVLETAAKLNAPVIIQFSNGGAQFNAGKGLSNAGEKAAIAGGIAGAKHIHTLAEAYGATVILHTDHCAKKLLPWIDGLLDASEKHFAETGKPLFSSHMIDLSEEPIEENIEICKEYLARMSKMGMTLEIELGITGGEEDGVDNSDVDSSKLYTQPEEVAYAYEELSKVSPKFTIAAAFGNVHGVYKPGNVKLTPKILKNSQDFVQNKFNTGHNPVDFVFHGGSGSTLEEIREGISYGVIKMNIDTDLQFAYTEGIRDYMVKNLDYLKSQIGNPEGPDAPNKKYYDPRRWVRESEVTFNARLEQAFADLNNVNTL from the coding sequence ATGGCACACAACATTAAACCAGGAGTAGCTACAGGAGATCAAGTACAAGAGATCTTTAATTATGCGAAAGAGAAGGGTTTTGCTCTTCCAGCAGTAAACGTTACTGGATCAAGCACAATTAATGGAGTTCTTGAAACTGCAGCGAAACTTAACGCGCCAGTTATCATTCAATTTTCTAACGGAGGAGCTCAATTCAACGCTGGAAAAGGATTATCTAATGCAGGTGAAAAAGCAGCAATCGCGGGAGGAATCGCAGGAGCAAAACATATTCATACTTTGGCAGAAGCTTACGGTGCAACTGTAATCTTACACACTGACCACTGTGCAAAAAAACTTTTACCTTGGATTGATGGTTTATTAGATGCTTCTGAAAAACATTTTGCAGAAACAGGAAAACCATTATTCAGTTCTCACATGATCGATTTGTCTGAGGAGCCAATCGAAGAAAACATTGAGATCTGCAAAGAATACTTAGCTAGAATGAGCAAAATGGGTATGACATTAGAAATCGAGCTTGGTATTACAGGTGGTGAAGAAGATGGTGTTGATAACTCTGATGTTGACAGCTCAAAATTATACACTCAGCCAGAAGAAGTAGCTTACGCTTACGAAGAATTATCTAAAGTAAGTCCTAAATTTACTATTGCTGCTGCTTTCGGAAACGTTCACGGTGTTTACAAACCAGGAAACGTAAAATTAACTCCAAAAATCTTAAAAAATTCTCAAGATTTCGTACAAAACAAATTCAACACAGGACACAACCCAGTTGATTTCGTTTTCCACGGAGGTTCAGGTTCTACACTTGAAGAAATCAGAGAAGGAATTAGCTACGGAGTGATCAAAATGAACATTGATACTGATTTACAGTTTGCATACACTGAAGGAATCCGTGATTATATGGTTAAAAACCTTGATTATTTGAAATCTCAAATTGGAAACCCAGAAGGTCCAGATGCTCCAAACAAAAAATATTACGATCCAAGAAGATGGGTTCGTGAAAGCGAAGTAACATTCAATGCAAGACTTGAACAAGCTTTTGCTGATTTAAATAACGTAAACACGTTATAA
- the accD gene encoding acetyl-CoA carboxylase, carboxyltransferase subunit beta, with the protein MAWFKRQEKGITTATEDKMDVPKGLWYKSPTGKIIDADELARNLFVSPEDDFHVRIGSATYFEILFDNNEFVELDKNMTSKDPLHFVDTKKYADRLKDVMEKTHLKDAVRTGVGKSKGKELVICCMDFAFIGGSMGAVVGEKIARGIDHAIKNKLPFVMISKSGGARMMEAAYSLMQLAKTSVKLAQLAEAKLPYISLCTDPTTGGTTASYAMLGDINISEPGALIGFAGPRVVRDTTGKDLPEGFQTAEFLLEHGFLDFITPRKELKDKINLYIDLIQNNDIR; encoded by the coding sequence ATGGCTTGGTTTAAAAGACAAGAAAAAGGGATTACGACCGCGACAGAAGATAAGATGGACGTTCCGAAAGGATTGTGGTACAAATCTCCTACTGGAAAAATTATTGATGCTGACGAATTAGCGAGAAATTTATTCGTAAGCCCTGAAGATGATTTTCACGTTCGAATTGGAAGCGCAACCTATTTTGAAATTTTATTCGACAACAACGAATTTGTTGAGTTAGACAAAAACATGACTTCTAAAGATCCTTTGCACTTTGTTGACACAAAGAAATATGCAGACAGATTGAAAGATGTAATGGAGAAAACTCATCTTAAAGACGCTGTACGTACGGGAGTAGGAAAATCTAAAGGAAAAGAACTTGTAATCTGCTGTATGGATTTTGCTTTTATCGGTGGATCTATGGGAGCGGTTGTTGGTGAGAAAATCGCAAGAGGTATTGATCACGCTATCAAAAACAAACTTCCTTTTGTAATGATTTCTAAATCTGGTGGAGCTCGTATGATGGAAGCTGCTTATTCTTTAATGCAATTAGCAAAAACTTCTGTAAAACTAGCTCAATTAGCTGAAGCTAAATTACCTTATATCTCTCTTTGTACAGATCCAACAACTGGAGGAACGACTGCATCTTACGCAATGTTAGGAGATATCAACATCTCTGAGCCAGGTGCTTTGATTGGTTTTGCTGGTCCTCGTGTTGTTCGCGATACTACAGGAAAAGATTTACCAGAAGGTTTCCAAACTGCTGAGTTCTTATTAGAGCACGGTTTCTTAGACTTTATCACGCCAAGAAAAGAATTGAAAGATAAGATTAACTTATATATCGATTTGATTCAAAACAATGATATTAGATAG
- a CDS encoding BamA/TamA family outer membrane protein has product MKKNSTKIIAFLLIAILICACNAVKRVPDGKNLLVKNNILVNGKSTNDETASNQMYQKPNGKLLGYKLRLNLYNLANLNPDSTYQAKFKNNPGKYERMSKIFSAKQVDRLGQSFYYKGIHEFLKNTGEPPVIIDTSKTKKSLLRLKYYYFNSGYFNVKTDYTIDTVGIKRATINYNITTGPAYKLDTITTKIMTPALDSLYRTNNEPSLLKSGNQYKTTDFEEEKNRITTYFRNHGAYYFQPTYVTFDIDTIGKKAKADVTLIINNNTIQERDSSRTEPFKLYKISDVNIYTDYSAANAKKKPTDSVTYNNFNLYSYKTLKYKPRAITDAIFITKGSTFADFRTTLSSRYLNNLRIFNYPSIQYEVDKRDSTAQSLIANVYLTPRKKYSFGATLDVTHSNIQDFGIGASVSETIRNVFNRAETLEISARLNVGSSRDMANPNNNFFNVSEYGLDMKLNFPRILLPFGTEKIIPKSMIPYTSITSGFSKQRNIGLDKENFTGGISYNWTPKRHNTAKFELLNAQFVRNLNPDNYFNVYTSSYDDLNFIGKDYNTDVNNWGTTPEEQARKDLTIPKGTTGFTNDVLTGKTALTPDNSQYQEVESIEERRVRLTENDFILATSFSFTKTTKKDLADNNFYQFRTKIESAGTLLSLISEVGNLQKNAKGNYEIFNLEYSEYIKTEFDYIKHWDFGKEKVLAVRSFFGIAIPFGNSNYIPFSRSYYGGGSNDNRAWQPYALGPGSTNAVNDFNEANMKIAASAEFRFKIFGDVKGAFFADAGNIWNVLDNVIDPKARFDNLNDLAEIALGTGFGLRYDLSFFVIRLDLGFKTYNPAHEKGDRWFKEYNFGHSVLNFGINYPF; this is encoded by the coding sequence TTGAAAAAGAATTCCACAAAAATAATAGCATTTCTTCTAATTGCAATATTAATTTGCGCTTGTAATGCCGTAAAAAGAGTTCCCGATGGAAAAAACCTTCTTGTAAAAAATAATATTCTAGTTAACGGAAAATCGACAAACGATGAGACAGCTTCTAATCAGATGTACCAAAAACCAAATGGTAAATTATTAGGTTACAAGCTTCGATTAAACCTGTACAATTTAGCCAATTTAAATCCAGATTCTACTTATCAGGCCAAATTTAAAAACAATCCTGGAAAGTATGAGCGTATGTCAAAAATATTCTCAGCAAAACAAGTAGATCGCCTTGGACAATCTTTCTATTATAAAGGAATTCATGAATTTCTAAAAAACACTGGAGAACCACCAGTAATAATTGACACTTCAAAAACTAAAAAATCATTACTGCGCTTAAAATACTATTATTTTAATAGTGGTTATTTTAATGTTAAAACAGATTACACTATTGATACAGTGGGAATAAAGAGAGCCACAATTAATTATAATATCACTACAGGACCAGCTTACAAATTAGACACTATTACAACTAAAATAATGACTCCCGCACTGGACTCATTATACAGAACTAATAATGAGCCTTCGCTATTAAAATCTGGCAATCAATACAAAACCACAGATTTTGAAGAAGAAAAAAATCGTATTACAACATACTTTAGAAATCACGGCGCCTACTATTTTCAGCCTACTTATGTAACATTTGATATTGACACGATTGGTAAAAAAGCCAAAGCCGATGTAACTTTGATTATAAATAACAATACAATTCAAGAAAGAGATTCTAGCCGCACAGAACCTTTTAAATTGTATAAAATTAGCGACGTAAACATTTACACAGATTATTCTGCTGCAAATGCCAAGAAAAAACCAACAGATAGTGTAACGTATAATAATTTTAATTTATACAGTTACAAGACTTTAAAATACAAACCACGCGCTATTACCGATGCTATTTTCATTACGAAAGGAAGTACTTTTGCCGATTTCAGAACTACCCTTTCTTCTCGATATTTAAATAATTTAAGGATTTTCAACTATCCATCAATTCAATACGAAGTAGACAAAAGAGATTCTACAGCGCAATCTCTTATTGCCAATGTTTATTTGACTCCGAGAAAAAAATACAGTTTTGGAGCCACTCTTGACGTAACGCATTCTAACATTCAGGATTTCGGGATTGGAGCCAGTGTTTCTGAAACTATTCGAAATGTATTTAACCGTGCAGAAACTTTAGAAATTTCAGCGCGTTTAAACGTTGGATCATCCAGAGATATGGCAAATCCGAACAATAATTTCTTTAATGTCTCTGAATATGGTTTGGATATGAAATTGAATTTTCCGAGAATTCTTCTCCCGTTTGGAACAGAAAAGATTATCCCAAAAAGTATGATCCCCTACACCTCTATAACGTCTGGTTTTTCGAAGCAGCGAAATATTGGTTTGGACAAAGAAAATTTTACAGGAGGTATTTCGTATAACTGGACACCAAAACGTCATAACACAGCAAAATTTGAATTGCTAAACGCACAGTTTGTTCGTAATTTAAATCCTGACAATTACTTTAATGTATATACTTCTTCTTACGATGATCTGAATTTTATTGGTAAAGATTATAATACTGATGTCAATAACTGGGGAACTACACCTGAGGAACAAGCTAGAAAAGACCTTACGATTCCAAAAGGGACTACAGGTTTTACAAATGATGTGTTGACAGGAAAAACAGCTTTAACTCCAGACAACTCGCAATATCAAGAAGTTGAAAGCATTGAGGAAAGAAGAGTTCGTTTGACCGAGAATGATTTTATTCTTGCAACAAGTTTTTCTTTTACCAAAACAACCAAAAAAGATCTAGCAGACAATAATTTCTATCAATTTAGAACCAAAATTGAGTCTGCTGGAACATTATTATCATTAATTTCTGAAGTTGGAAATCTTCAAAAAAACGCAAAAGGAAATTACGAGATTTTTAATCTGGAATATTCAGAGTATATAAAAACTGAATTTGACTATATTAAACACTGGGATTTTGGAAAAGAGAAAGTTTTAGCAGTTAGAAGCTTCTTTGGAATTGCAATTCCGTTTGGAAATTCAAATTACATTCCGTTTTCACGAAGTTATTATGGCGGAGGTTCCAATGACAACCGTGCTTGGCAGCCTTACGCTTTAGGACCAGGAAGCACTAATGCCGTAAACGACTTTAATGAGGCAAATATGAAAATTGCAGCGAGTGCCGAATTTCGATTCAAAATTTTCGGAGATGTTAAAGGAGCATTCTTTGCAGACGCCGGAAATATCTGGAATGTGCTCGATAATGTCATAGATCCGAAAGCAAGATTCGACAACTTAAACGATTTAGCTGAAATTGCTTTAGGTACAGGATTCGGTTTAAGATACGATTTAAGCTTTTTTGTGATTCGTTTAGATTTAGGCTTTAAGACTTATAATCCAGCACATGAGAAGGGAGACCGATGGTTTAAAGAATACAATTTTGGACACTCGGTTTTAAATTTTGGTATAAATTATCCTTTCTAA
- a CDS encoding RNA methyltransferase has protein sequence MVSKNQIKLISGLHQKKQRFANQLFFAEGVKVIQELLQSNFELEHLYTTLNDFETVHASKRTLINDQELKKISALSTPNSCLAVFKIPAEKKIVDSGLILALDDIRDPGNLGTILRLCDWFGIKQIVCSKETVDIYNPKVVQATMGSITRVNVSYVDLKLFLAQTKLPVFGTFMDGENIYQSKLPQSGIIIMGNEANGISEEIEKIITNRLTIPRFGELQKTESLNVATATAIILSEFKRNS, from the coding sequence ATGGTTAGTAAAAACCAAATAAAGCTTATCTCAGGCTTACATCAAAAAAAGCAGCGTTTTGCCAATCAATTATTCTTTGCTGAAGGAGTAAAAGTAATTCAAGAATTGCTGCAATCCAATTTTGAATTAGAACATTTATACACCACATTGAATGATTTTGAAACAGTTCACGCTTCAAAACGTACTCTTATTAATGATCAAGAACTGAAAAAAATAAGTGCTTTGTCGACTCCAAATTCTTGTTTGGCGGTTTTTAAAATTCCAGCCGAAAAGAAAATAGTCGATTCGGGTTTAATTTTAGCCTTAGACGATATTAGGGACCCTGGAAATCTAGGGACTATTTTACGTCTTTGTGATTGGTTTGGTATTAAGCAGATTGTCTGTTCTAAAGAAACAGTAGATATTTATAATCCGAAAGTTGTACAAGCTACAATGGGATCTATTACTAGAGTAAATGTAAGCTATGTTGATTTAAAACTTTTTCTTGCTCAAACTAAACTGCCAGTTTTTGGAACTTTTATGGACGGAGAAAATATTTATCAATCCAAATTACCTCAGAGTGGCATCATTATTATGGGTAATGAAGCTAATGGTATTTCAGAAGAAATTGAAAAAATCATAACCAACCGTCTCACAATTCCTAGATTTGGAGAGCTTCAAAAAACCGAAAGTTTAAATGTAGCTACTGCAACCGCAATTATTCTTAGTGAATTTAAACGAAATAGTTGA